The genomic stretch ACGCCGCGTTAAGGGGCAGCAACGCGCTACCACAAACTTCAATTTACCACCGTAAACACAGATGCCAAGATTTGAGCCAAACTCGCCAAGCGTTGACTGTCCCTCTTGAACGCTTTGTTAGGCATAGGACGCTTTGTTTAGCACCCATTTTTCCAGTTCTTCGTTGTCATCATCAACGACAATGCCTGTAAAAACGAAATTGTTAGCTTTTACAACATTAAGTGAAGCTACATTGATTGAAGAAATCAAAGCAACTACGTTTTCAACCACACCTGTTCCAAACGCTAAATCGCAAAGTTGGTTAACTGCAGACTTTGCCAACCCACGACCTTGTTGCTTAGGTGCAACATTGTATCCAATTTCCACCTCACCAGCTTTGGGCTCATATTTAAAGCCACAAAAGCCAACAACATTATCTTGAAATAACATCATATAAGGCAGTGACCATATTTCAGCCCCAGCCTTTTGAGCTTGTTGCAATGAACGATTGAGTACATGATTAGGTGGAATAGAACCATTACA from Vibrio parahaemolyticus encodes the following:
- a CDS encoding GNAT family N-acetyltransferase; protein product: MKLQQINKKQLNQLITGTTGKEIEFCNGSIPPNHVLNRSLQQAQKAGAEIWSLPYMMLFQDNVVGFCGFKYEPKAGEVEIGYNVAPKQQGRGLAKSAVNQLCDLAFGTGVVENVVALISSINVASLNVVKANNFVFTGIVVDDDNEELEKWVLNKASYA